The Telopea speciosissima isolate NSW1024214 ecotype Mountain lineage chromosome 11, Tspe_v1, whole genome shotgun sequence genome includes the window TGGCCTGACTGTCCTTTGCCACCAAAAAGAAGCTTCTTTGTTAGTGTTTTTTAAACCTCTATAGGGTTTAGTATAGGTCTTGCATCTTTATTCTAGTTCATGGTATCCAGCCATGTGCAGAGTTATGTAAAGCACACACAGCAGTCATTTCTCTATTTTggagaaaaggaaaatcttTATGAAAAGAGGCTGAGGGGATGATGCATGAACAAATTAATGGATCTTTTTCCTTCAACTTCTTTTGTTCAATCTTTTTCGATGAAgataaagtaattaatttacTCCACTAGTACACTTTcgatcaaaaaataaaactatcACTGAAAAGTGATAGTTTTTTACATTATTGGGAAAGGAATGGAAGATAAAAGAATCAACTGTTTATTGGGGAAgagaaaataatcaattttagaGTTGAGGTATGAccactgttagcaaaaacgcgtttaaatcccatttaaaattttgttcttgtttttatttttttaaatacgtTTTATTGTATACCTCTCAAATGAATGGAAAAAAATGCGTACTTTTGTTTTCCTCGTTTTAAATGTGTAATAAATgcatttgtatttgtttaaaactatataaaaaaaataataaaaaaataaaaaataaaaaaaacccactaTGTATCCTAAGTAAGGGTTCAACGAAAATTCTTTTATAAAGAAGTGAGATTCCCAATTCTAAACAGACTCCACACCAGCATTAGTACCTGAGGATCCTAAATGAGGTTCCAATTCAAATAAAACTATAacattattttaataaaattttcattttagaaGTAAGatgacaagaaaaaaatatatattccaAAAATAGTTCACATGGATAGAGTATAAACCGATAAGGGAGAATAATATTTTCATTTGACACGTGTTCTAATTAAAATATACTCATATCGAATCAATTACTTATGctgaaacctttttttttttttttggatccttttttttgtaaactacgctcttaaaaccctaaacatCTGTTTTCGTtcatttgcccttttttttatttactattcGACTTTTTGCTCCatttaaaacctataccataAGTCTCTATTTTTTTATCGTTCTgttttttgctaactatgggtATGACTGCTACTCAATGTGTACAATTTATACCCTAATTTGTTATGTCCCACTTGGATTGGAAATCTCCATTCTTCAAGCCCAAAGGCCAATAGATAGAGATGTAGTGGAGAAAATGGTTTTCTTCGATTAATAAGAAGTTAATCACATGAATTTTAAACTTGAATTTGAATTACTAATCAGAAGATGTGCTTATCTCCACAATTGAAAGAGCAAGATTGCTCCATGTTGGATCATCAGCTAGCCCTGCAGCTTTCCTCAAGCAGTCAAGCGGGAGAAACAACATTTTAAAACACAGAATTGGGGATCAAATTGGCCGAAATCTGTCCCAAGAACCCTAAAATTGGTTCACAGATCTGAACACCCACCGATTTTAGTATTCTTTGGCATGAATCATCCTACGGATCATGACCAATTTCGATCCAAATCGGCCAATTCATCAATCTTATTCCTGATTTCCAAAACCATTGGAGagagacagaaaaaaaaaaagagaaggggaggggaaaACCATTCGCGTATTGGATcaggctcctctccagggagacCAGCACCCAGGGTGTGCCCAGGGAGCATCCAAAAGTTGGGccgtgccgcacacatctcgatgcataCCTAAAAATATATGCAGTACAGCTCAACGATTGGATGCTCCCTAGGCGTGCTggactccctggagaggagcccaattcGTATTTTTGTTGGGGGTATAAGGAGCAATTCATATGGGACCCATTGGAGTACAGAAATCAGGGAGGCAATGTTCATTCCTCCATAGGGTCCCACTACACAGATATTCTCTCGTGATTTTCATATACATGGATAAAAACCTAAAAGGATAAAGAGTCTGCAAAAGATCCAAAAGTGTCTCGAgccaccccccccctctctctctctctctctctctctctctcctttctcatCTTGTTAGTTGTTCTCCAGTGTCATGTGATTTACTATCTATTTCACATGCCTCTCCCTCAATCATTTCATTTCACCCCCTCCCCATATGGTCCCCTTTCCGATCTCTTCTaagtatactttttttttttatgggatcTCTTCCTCATATTTACAAATCCCAAACAACCTCAGAAAGGTCCTTTCATATATActatctcttcctttttttcattGCAATATGTAGGACCGGACTGTTATGAATGGTCTTTTTAAGTCTTATGTCAATCCTAATTCCCCATTAACAGGATCCAAAATGCCAAAACTTAACTAAGAAAATATCGAACTAGCTTGTCTCTTTATTGGATCTTGTCCTATCTCTTGGAACAGCATGAAACAGTTAAGGATCTTCTTTTGAATCCAAATATAGAGCTATggccaaggttttaaaattcagaATTGGAGACAGAATCGGTCAAAGAGGATTTCGATACGAATCGGCTTGAATCGTTTCAGGAATTAGGAATCTAAGCTATTTTATAATGAAAATCAAATCGGTTTAGAAATTGAGAATCGGCCCATGAATCGGTTCAATTCAAGATggattataaagaaaatgactagGAATCAATTGATTCAGAACTGATTCAGTTTCAAGAAGCAACGACTAGGAGTGGTGGAAATCAAGATCAGTATCAGCCGATTCACCGCTCCGATTCTTTTAAAACCATAGCTATGGTTGCTAAGACTTGTGAGTTGACTTGAGTATGTTATCCCCTCAAAGGCTTAGGAGTGCTACTTTCAGAGCCTATAGATTTATATAGTGACAATGAGGCAGTCGTACACATTGCAACATATCCAATCTTCCAAGAATGAACAACTTATCGAGGTTGACTATTATTTGATTCATGAAAAGCTTCTCACTCAACAAATTCAAATAATTTATGTTTCATCCAACCAATAGGTGACATATTTTTACTAAAATCTTTACTCATGAGTagtgttcttttcttcttcgtaAGTTAGGTATCCATGACATTCATGCTCtaacttgagagggagtgttgaaTTATATAGGATCGTGATAGGCCTCGTCGAACCacataattcttcttctttgttttttatttctctctatGATTGCAATGCTTTAACATTAATCTTAAATTGATTCTTCCCAAAGTTTTTTGAGTTTGTATTATCATTTTCTTGCATGGGCGTAGACACTTAATTACTCAATGCTATTTAAAGTTCATAACTAGTTTTGTCCTTCTGCCTTGTCCCTATTTGTTTGTTAAATTGCTTCTCAACAAAAATCCATCAAAATCATGGGCTTTTTCTTACTAGAAACAGCTTATTTAAAGGAAATTTTAATCATTGTAGGGCCACTAGACTTTTATGCCAAAGAAAACTAAATCACTATCTGCAACTGATAGAAATTGTTCATGTTGATAACTACAAATTACTATATTCAGTGACTGCTCGATTTCTTACTCAATGCAACTTAGACTTTCTTAACTATTTTTGTCTTTCTATTTTGTCCCCATGTGTTTGTTAAATTGCTTCTTAGAAAAGTTCCATCAAATCAGGGTCTTTTCTTCCTAAAGATAacttttttaaaaggaaatctCAAATCATTTTACTGGGCTAGTAAGCATCTTACAGTGGTTATACTAAGAAACCCTTCTCATTTTTGTTTACTAAGAATTCATGTTCTTAGGAAACCTGGACCACTATCTGCAACTGAAATCAACAGTGTTCAAACTCTGCAATTTTTTGGTACTTTATAGTTTTGTGTGCTTGAGAGATAGAAGGAATGATGGTATGTTTCATGGCATCTCATTTCATGGTGTCCCTTGAAACAACAAATTTGAAAATTACAAGACAATGGATTTGGTTATTTTCTGGTCTTTGGGTAATTATCACATACTTTTCAGGATCTCCTCAATTATAATGTTCAAGAAttgaaaattgattattttgatttattAACTAGTTTCTTTGGTTTTGGAACTTACTGAATGATCAAATCCACAGGGTCCACCTGTCCACTAAGACATTAAAGATCTCTTTCTtgcttatttttatttgtttggtgGTTGGGAGGCTATGATCAGTGATGGGAAAGCATCCAATGTGGGTGTAGCTTTTTTTAAACCATTGGATTGGATTCTCATTAGCCCCACTTTGAACTTGTATTTACATAATCCATCATATCATCTTAAATCTCAGAGAACTGCTCCTATGTATGCCTGTGTACAGAATGTCCGAATCCCACCAACccatttgaaatttattttgttttcttctaatAAGTAACTGTAACTCAGAGACTTCAATTCATCTCTATTTAAGGGCATTGTAATAGCACATAGATTTGTTCTATCAAACCATGGTTTCCTGACCCTCCATTTAACTTATAAAAAATTGTGAGATATGTACCTTTAGTTGAAGACTAGTCAACAATTCTACTGGAATGTTTGTTCTAATGGTTCAGAAGAATTGAACCGGATATGAACCAGTAAAAAAGGTTAGATATGTGGTTTCACTGGTGAGTAGACTGCAAAACCAACCCAAATTTATGTCCAAAGTTCCCAACTGGCTAACtttgttgaggttttggtgtcttgacttctgatgatggaGTGTGGAACCTTCaggggtatttcggtaaattttttgtatagggtttcactataaatttatagcgagagttctttctctgtattgaaaatctgagagaggtgtgaggaatgAGCAAATGTAactctattctccattgataatgaaacagatctcatctcaccgtggacgtaggcaaccttgctgaaccatgtaaatctttgtgcgtattgtgtgattgtgtttgcgattttcattcttctctgcatcgtgttaggttttacaAACTTATCGTACTAAATCCATGTTCTTTCTAATCAAGCCAATACATGACCCACAACTGTAAGTGGTCGGTTTCACACTTTTCCGGTCCAACCGAACCGGCTCCCCTGTTGACAATTTGAACCACATTCTGTTAAGTCACATGTACGACAATAAGAGTACTATGGATTCTCTGATATGTTGTGGACTTTCTGGGTATCTAAAAGTTAAAGAAATATAAGCTTCCCCTTTGGCTCTAAAAGCTGTTAATCATCCTCTTAAGTTGACTAAACTAACCTTAACCTTCCATCAACTAAATAAATTTCTGAAAACCACTGTTCTTAAACAAATTTATATAACCAATAAGTAaagaattttaatttatttaggACCAATTATTTGACTGAGTGTGTGTCAATTTGATCTGTTGATTTAAGAGATCAAAGTTTTCCAGCAATGTGTAGCTATTACCAATTTTGCCTCAACTTTTTGGGAGCCTTCTTTATACTTCTCTAAAcatgaaaataacaaaaagaatagaaaaataaagtactgtttaaaaaacaagaaaccaaaaatgcccataaatatatatttttcctctctctctgtctatAGTGACTGTTGCTGTGAACTTGTCACATTATATATAATTACGTTAAAAAGGTGAGAGTAGGAAATAGGCACTTATTAAAAGTCTGAAGCTCTGAAATCAGAACACTGGAGCCCAAAGACAATGAAGAGAGTGGGAGAAGAGGTGATGAAGAAGTGgataagagagaaggagaagtaggagaagaaggggagatgGCTActggagaagtggtgaagagggCAGAGTGTGGATGTTGTGGGATGTGGGAGGAGTGCACAGTGGACTACATAGGATGGGTGAAGGAGAGGTTCGGTGGCATATGGGTTTGTGGCCTCTGCGAAGAAGCCATCAAGGATGAGCAAGCAAGGCTTGGTGTGGGCGTTGAGGTTGCTCTGAGGGTCCATGCCATGTTTTTGGAGACAGCCCAACCTGATCCTGCCATTTGCATCGCTGGTTCCATCATCCATCTTCTCAAGAAGATcttgtcttcctcttcctctactTCTTCCTCCAATGCTTCTCAACCTTCAAATTCTCCCTTGTAGCTCCTCACCCACAAAGCTAATACTTTACATGTTTCTTAGTTGTCTTGTTCCTAGCTTGACAAAGCTCTGCTACTAGCCATTAACAGTAAGTAGTCCGTACTATAATAATGTAAAGGGGCTAATTGAACATCAATCATGCAAGTCTAACTTTTACTTAATTTCAAGTATTTGGGTAAGCCTATTTTCATATTATAGCCTACTTGTTCTAATTTGTGATTGATTTAAGACTTAAGAGTTCATGCTTCTTCACCCATAATCACATCTAtggggaagatgaagaaggtaTTGTACCATTCAATAATAGTGCAGAGAACAGACAAGGAGACCCACAAGATGCCACTCAAGACAAAAGGATGGTCCATTGACTTGACTCCTGTGAGTAATTTCAGTGAATAGCTTGTAAGCGGTTCCACATTAGCACTAGGCTGTGGCCCTGGTAGGTCTGTTGCTGACGATCTTTGGGCTCATTTGTCAACACCACTAAGCATAGATCAGGGATTGTTGTTCGATTATTATTATGACATTAAATACCAAGCAGATTCGTTTTTCCATCATGGTGCTTTAATTATAACATTTTGTACCAAATAGTTCATCAAGTACTCTGTTCCATTGATGGTGTTGTTTGCTTAATTAGAAAAAGTTACTGTTTCTTTTGGCGCACTGAACAAAAGCTGTTGAAAGAAAGGGACACATTGTCTCTTCAAATTAAATGACTTTAGACAGTTTTGCTGTGAACAGTGAACATCGGTAATATTTGAAAAGCCAAAACTAGTAACTTTGATTTTGGATCTTTTGCATACAAAATCTATAGTGGGCTCCTCTAGGGTTCATCTTTGTTGCTTACCCCACTTAGGAGATGTTTTTGTCACAAGTAATCGGAGCCAATTATAGAAGACTGGTTTTTAATAGAAGCAAAATGTACACAATCAGGAAGACATCACTATTTAACGTGAATAGCAAACCCTTCCCCACCCATCTGAACCGAGAATCATGGATTCGTCACCACAAGGACGAGATGTAGAATGATCAGTTTCAGTGACTACACTCTCTAAGCATCGATGTTTCATGCGAAAGCAATTATCCCACATCGGATCTGAGTAGTCTGATATGAATGCTTTTAAGGACTTTGGCATCCTCTCCTTTACGACTAACTTTTAATGGATCCAAGATGTGATGAGAAGCCAATAAAGGATGGCGTCTGCAAGCACACCAAGACGTGCGCAGGAAAAAGACCACaccagagaaagaaaagatgtTGGGTCAAATGAAGAAACCAGAGAGGAAACGAAGAACTATTTTCTGGGATACAATTAACAGAAGACTTTGATGGCTGATGATACCAGGGGAAACAATGGGTATCTCTGTTCTCAGATCCAATCTGTCCACAACATAGCTATGTCTAACATCCAATATACTCACAAAAGAAGTCCATCCAAAAGAAGCATTTTCATGGCAGACTTCTATAAGGTTCTTTGTTATGACCCCATGGTAGTGAGGGGTCAACTCCAGCTTGCATATCAAAATCCCTAAAAATCATATTTGAACTGAATCACTCCTTTTCATCTGGCACCCTGCAGCCAAACATTCCAGACGGGACCATGTTGCAGAGGTGGTAAGTTGGTACTAGCCCTAGAGCTTTTTCCTCACCACTCCACAGAACAGatattacaacatacttacAATGGTCCTTGCTTGGAGTACCACCAGTATGCAACAAAAAAGAATGGCGCGCCATCACCAACCAGAGTAGGTGAAGGATTTCCAGGCTCCAGTTGATTAtcttggagagagagatagaagagaaTTTTTTACCAAAGCTAGCACATGTAAAGTGATTTTCACATTCATCTGACAAGAACAAGTCATAGCTCAGTGCCTCAATGGCTATATCCTACATATTTGGCATGGAGCTGCAGTTGAACCTATTGCCTTTTAACTCTGTTGCATCACTAAAGACTCATCAGAATTCAAATAACAAACCATCACACAGATAAATGCGGACAGAATTTACAACAATATATTGAAGTTTAGTTTCATCATCATACATACAAGAGATGATTACAAACACTACACATACAAAAGATTATTACATAGTTGTCAAGCAAGTCAAGTAGTtaagataaaataagaaatgataaTTCAGCATGACCAAAGACTAATGCATGACACTCCCAATATACAACATGTTATTTCCACATAGATGTGCACAAATTCCCAGGATGCTCTATAATCTTTACTCTACAATGTTTTACTAAGCATTGGGACCCAAAAGATTAAGAAGAAAGGCTCTGTAATGACCCGAAATCTCCGAGTGAATTGCATCAGCCAAtgtcttcttgtatttcttctgGTACTCGGCCTTTATATACTGCATATCAATCTCAGTCCTTGTGACAACTACCCTTGTTAGTGTCCTTTCATCAGTTCCCATGCCTTTCATTGCTTTATGTAGCACCTGCAAAAGTTTTCAGGGTGATAGAACGCCTTCGTAAATTGCATTTTTGGTGGCATATAGAGATTAGCAAATAAAATTCTATAAAGGCATGAAAACAGAAACATACTTGCTATCTGCCAAAAGTAATACAGCAGTGCCACATTAAGAGGTGAAAATTAGATACCTATCCCCACACAAAGGGAAAATGTAGGAGGATACCTTTGTAAAATACTTTGCAGGATTTTCAGCACATTGTAGGATTGTCAAAAGAGCATACTCAAATTTTCCTGATGTTTCGCTCTTTATTGCCTGTAAGAGGTAAAACCTGTTTAATACTCACAGCAAGTATACAAATTGGGCACCATTAATGATGTTTACCTTTTTCAGTGACTTCCCATACATGCTATGGTAAGCAGAATTAATAGCAGCCAACTGTGCTCTGCTCCGTTCACTGAAAATTTGAATGAATGTTTTCTCATCAGTTCCAAATTTCTTCTCTCCAGCTTTATataaagccttggcatccttctccGTAAAGGTCTGATCAACCTCTGGACCTTCATAACGTGGCTTAGTTACGTATGCAAGCAGCATCTGCAGAACAGAATTTACATCAATGTGCAGAAATTATaggaaattaccaaaaaaaatccatttactCTTTCTAACCATACTTTagaaggaaaataatccaaactGACAGTGCAGCAACAGTGCAATTTTGACGACTTAACAATTGATTACAGCCTTGGAATATTTTATAAACACACAAACATGTGAAATAAGTTCTTTGGGGTCCAGGGTGGTGgtgaagatgaaggagaagctGGGGCTCCACCAAGGTTTTCAAGTATCGGTATCGCATACGTATCGGTGGGgtattttaagagatgtattgtATCATATattcgtatcgtatcggagatacgtatcacACGCTAcagatacgcatggaaatggtaaagatacacatagaaatgcacttttggagcaaaaaacaatataaatgaGCAATatttcagtttgtttccttgatttgatttctttttcagcaaggaatcaaagccccaagcatgaaatttgaaagatgtcacaaaattgaagttttgggtgaaaacttgTCCATCCAGGTGTTGTTAATGCTTTCTGGTTTCTAGAATCACAATTCTAAAGTCACATGTGCCTTTTAATGTGCGTATCGCAATGTATCAAGCTATATTGGCCGATACAAtgcgatacataccgatactttaaaatttttttccaaCCCCTAAATTAATTTTATCGAGAGTATCGGAACGTATTGTATCGCACCATATCGGCCAATACAATGCGATACTAATCGATATactttttttcccaaaaaaaaaaagacgtatctcattgtatcgtatcgaaaccctacgataccgatacttatcGGCCGATATGAAACAATACAGTGCGATACTTAAATTCATGTGCTCCGCAGAACCATTTGGTGGACTTAATTGACCTAAATGGAAAAATAACCATCTGCAGATTTCAACTTCTTCTTGGCACTGATAAAATGACAGGCAGCCCCATGGATGCATATCAGACAGGATGAAATCAGATAGATTACATGCCATGGAATCCCAAGGTGGATTCACTGAATATTTGAACAACTTCCTTCAGTAACTATAACCCTGGGGTAAGGATGCCATTCCCATCCACATAAAGGATTCCAATTATTAGAAAGTTTAGAACATAAAGAAATTAAGTGGAATGTTATCTTGAGCTTGAGATCAAGAAATTCCAAGCTTCTGACTCATACCTGGGAAACAATAATTAGTTATATGTGGCTTGGCATCTTCTTAGggagaaaaatatgaaaatagttagaaattattaaaataacatgaaaattgaaatttgcCATTGAGAAGCCGCCACTAATATAAGTTGGTTTTTAGGTTGGGAATATAGgtaagtgaaggagaagaagatggagaagaagatggagaagaagatggagaagaagaagagaagaagaagagaacaagagaatgGAGGAATAATATTTCGGTTGTaacttgtgtgtgtgagagatgtCTCTCCACAGCTATATTGattctaatgtagtcctaggtaggagtaatcccactaggaaccagggtaataggatctcttaacaaggctggccgattgggacagcttaggctaattagggcagaattagggttatggttagggtttcaacttagggttttatttggtaatgatgtgcagaattttatgagtctaatggtacaagttggatcaaatttggttgaggttggaattctagggttttgggtaggatgccttatgaaaatggactgtttgtaagatctagggtttaggggcagattttaggaaagaggtttatagggtattaatgggcaggtctagggggttattttggtataaagaagttagggtttgggaaggttttaaaattctgcaatttagggcagaattggatttagggttttaatggaggttagggtttgatggatggaggggagtttgtactaggtctaatgaaggggaatggctggacagattagaagaagaaggtttgaaatcaaatctgagattgaaacttactggatttgcagagatcttcaatggtagcaactttgaagatgaacaatggggtctcccgatctacaagatgcaaggagataagtagcagccccccccgatcttcacaatgcaaggagtcgattggagatccaccaatcccttcaccttgatattactcacaaggcaaccttgatattactcacaaggcacactcacgatggagcaaaggcagcaacaaaggc containing:
- the LOC122646430 gene encoding uncharacterized protein LOC122646430, which encodes MATGEVVKRAECGCCGMWEECTVDYIGWVKERFGGIWVCGLCEEAIKDEQARLGVGVEVALRVHAMFLETAQPDPAICIAGSIIHLLKKILSSSSSTSSSNASQPSNSPL
- the LOC122646477 gene encoding annexin D5 — encoded protein: MSTLNVPPMPPPPRDDAIKLKAAFKGFGCDTAAVINILSHRDAMQRSYIQQEYRIMYSDDLMKRLSSELSGDVKKAVSLWMHHPAGRDAVILRQSFTGNIDLDAVTEIICSRTPSMIQQFKQAYHAMFGGYLEHDIENHASGDHKKMLLAYVTKPRYEGPEVDQTFTEKDAKALYKAGEKKFGTDEKTFIQIFSERSRAQLAAINSAYHSMYGKSLKKAIKSETSGKFEYALLTILQCAENPAKYFTKVLHKAMKGMGTDERTLTRVVVTRTEIDMQYIKAEYQKKYKKTLADAIHSEISGHYRAFLLNLLGPNA